The nucleotide window CTCAGTCATTTCTGGCACTTGTTAGTAAGCTTAGGCTAGCCTACATTCCTTTTCTCTCAACACAAGATCGAAGGGCTACATTATCTTAAAGTCTCCACATTGTATCTGTCCATGAACAGTGTGCTTATTCAGTGcttgtatttatgtatatttttagTGGGTAATCCTGGCATTATAGACAGATGAATTGAACTGTGGCTTAGTTGTATGCTTAGCTTCATACAACCAGGACTTGAAACCATCGTCCACTTTCTCTGTCAGTGAGGACTTAAGCTTTTTATTTTGATCAAGCTTCTGTCCGCTAACTGCCTTTGTTATACTGTCTCTGATGTCTTCACAATCTGttgatgtaaaaaaataaactgtTGTATTCTGTTAAAGATATCAGTACAAACACCCAGTTGTATGGTTCCAGGTAAAAGTTTCATCCTACTGACATAACTCATGTGAAGCCCTGTTATACTTCTAAAGCCACATTCTTAGACTTATCAGCTTAAGAGTATGAAAATCTGTTTAAGGCCTTCAGTTCACTTCCATGAAAACAGAGAAAAGAACATTAATGTAAAAGTGTAGAGTGAGCATCTAGACTCAGATTATCATATCACCCGCTAACGGTGTTTGACATCGAGAGAAGAGTAAGTGGATTTGTGCTTGAAATGTGGCCTGCACACATTTACAGTAGATTCAATCCCAGATTTGAGTACACAATAACACTATGGTGATGTTAATGATGCAGGCTTAGTGTGTTGTCAAACCTTGATAGGGATGTAAGTGTTGTCAGATATTGTTAACCTTGCTCTTTATGTTCTATTCCAGTTAGGGATGATTGGAAGGAACATATTCACCCTGTGGACTATCAGCCCCTAAACAAtgtaaccatgacaaccatCGTCACTCCCATCTACCTCCGTTGACCTGTACGGGGCCACATTCGCACGGCTGAGACACACTTACGCCCAGAGCAGGAACCTGCTATTGTCCGGCAGGAAAAGTGAAGATGGCCTCCCACAAGCGTGGTTACCAGTGCTTTGATGGTATTGTGGATGATGCGCACCAAAAACCTTCACTTCCTGCCGGCCTACACTCTTCCTCCCGTGGTTTTTCCCACCAGGAGCCAATCGATATCCAGGGATGCTACCTTTGCAACGAACACAAACAGGCCCATGATATGGGAGTGGAGGCGGGAGGGGCCCATTCCTCTGCCTGGTACCATCCCCATCACCACCAACACCAGCAAGCTCACAGGAGGCTCATCCGACCTGAGGAGACCCCTGTTGAACACTctggccaccaccaccacctccctcacctccctcagcgGGACAAGAAGAAGGTGGTGCTGGTGAAAAACAGTGACCCCTCTATCCGGAGGACCATAGTGCTGCATCGCAGGACCCTGCGCAGCATGGGACTCTTCCTGGATGAGGTTTCGGAGTTCATGCAGTACCACATCAGGAAACTGTACACACTGGAAGGCCGCAAGGTGAGAACACTTACACTTGGAGCAAACAAATGTTATATCATGGCCTACATAAAGTTTACTGTGCTGTCCTAGATGATGCCTAGATTGTGCAATGTTACCTAAGTCAGTTGGATtttgcaacaaaaaaacattaatgGATAGTCAGCttctaaacatttattttcctgtATCATTTGTGCATTCAGTTTGACTACTTTTATAAAAcaactttttttaattatatgATCTAAAGAGCAAGCAATACTTAACAGAGAGCGTGTCAGGCTGAGTTGAGTagatgagtgaaagagaggcctCTAGTGATATGAGTTAGGATAACCACATCTTTAAATACTTAATCAAGAGTTTTTGGGCTTAGAAGGGCAGTCAACGTTCATATTATTCAAAAACACATATTTCTCAAATTATTCTTGAGAAGAGATATGAGATTTGGTTTACCAAATAACAATGGCTAATATCTGTGACactaaaagacacacacaagataCAGTTCAGGCACACTACAAATTCCCCCAGGCTAAGAGATAGGCCTATGTTTTGAGCCGGAGTCAGTCGCTAGATTGGAGCTGGTGTTTCCTGTCTTTTGGGACAGTCTCTCCTATAtaccccacccaccacctaccCACCACCAGCAGCTGTATTCTCAGTGGTAGCAGGCATATCCTCCTATTAACACAACCCCCCAGCATGTACTTCCCAGGGTAAACATGCTGTAAAGCACAGCAAAGCTTTCCATTGGGGCCTTTTAGCTTGCGCTTTCCACAAGGATGCGACCATACTAAAATCATCCCTACAGCAGCAATGATGACTTCATAGTATAGGTTTTTTGGTCTGGATTTATATGGAACTATGGAGATTTAGTAGACGTTTGAAATTGCTTGGATATTTAGCAAGCAAGGAAATTAATACATTGGCACCTTTGAGGGTTTTTTACTCTCCACAATAGATAATAAAGCTACCACAATGAAAACATGCTACAGGAATGGTTTGTGAGGGTCCATAATGAGGTTGTAAGAAGTGTAAAGAGTGTAATCTTGTGTTTATGACGAATTTCAATGTGGACAAAAATTGTGCTTCCTAACAAAGGAATGAAAGTGTCTTGTCCTAATCATAGTAAAACAGAATCATATAAAAGTTCATAATTTAATGAAAAGTTATATTAATCAGTTCATATGTTATACCAGGCAATTATATATTGCCTGCTATAACTGCTGGAGATCTGGCAGTTATAGCAGGCTTCTCCATACTTTTTGATGTGTCTTTTGGGAAAACAACAAGGATATTCCCTCACATAGATGGTGGGAAATGCTTAAACTCTGTGGAATAACCATTAATCTTGGTCAAATCTAAGCTATTTTGAAAGAGAAGAAACAGGTCAATGTTGAGAATACACACACCAGCTTGAGACCAGTAGTCTTTCAGAAATGCATCCTCCACACTGGCAATTAATTATCTTCATCTGGGCTTCGTGTGTCTCTGGATGAAGTAATTTATCTGTTTTGACTGCTGTACATTTCCGTTCCACAACTAAGAACTGCTCTATCAGCACAACTGtatgtattcaaaagtaaagtaATTTGATACaaaacatctccacacatcACCATTCACCTAACCACCATTATTTTCTTAAAATGTGCTTGGGTCTGATACTAAGGATGTGATAGATAATTGTCTTTTGTGCAGCCATCTTAATTTAAGAGTTACTTTTATTACTGTATTACCTCTCCAGATAATGAAATGGTGTTAAATCTAATCTAATTGTGAAATTGTGTTACATCTAATGTGTTAAAGCACCGAGGAGAAAGACTGATATTATTGACTCATACTGCACTTATACATGTATACCCTGTGAAATACAAACAACATTATTTCATCAATTTGGGGTTTAATATGGTATTGCACGGTAATTTCCTACATTCACACATGGGGTTTGACAAAGAAAAGTGACAAGTTAGCATAACAAATTGATGCACAACTGCAAAAGATTGCAGTAGGAATTAGGACCTAAGCAAATACTTTATTTTGACTCCAGTATGGAGATTCCACTTAAGACAGTGTATCACACAAAATTAGAAGTAGAGGGTGTCCTTGTGCAAATAAATCATGCTGTAATTATGCTTAGTGTTATGGATTACAGTGACCAAGACCAGGTCTACTGTTTCCCCATCGTCAGCACACTTGTTAGGCTGCTTCACATAGTGACAATGGAGGCTGGCCAGGACCAGACTGCACTGTCACCTCAGGTGGTTCTTAGTAGATTATCCTGTGTTAGGATTACAATCCAGATGACACCCTCAGAGCCATTGATGCAAGCATGTTGCGTGATCACTAACAATGACACAACAGttcatataaaatgtataaagtGTATCAAGTGTTCATATAACACAAGTAATAACATTGGTTGTAAATACAATTTAGTCATATTTACTTAAAATATTAAAAACAAGTAAGgaatggataaataaataatatataattaTCATCTTGCTGTATTAATAAATATCTATACCTTCTGTTTCAGATTGACAGTGTTCAGAGTCTCTTGCAGTGCCCCAGTGTACTGGTCTGTGTAGGGCGTGAGCCTTCACACCCTATCATCATTGAGAATTTTCGACAAAACTTAGATGACAGACTTCCACAGATAACACCAAGGTCAAGGTCCAGTGTCTGCAGTGAGGCACATGAGAGCAAGAAAAGCGGTATGAATACATATTGTAAACcaataaatatgttttgttattgttttatttaatgATTGGTTGGCAAAAATAAGATTCTTTAAGTAACGTCTTCAGTCAACAATTGCTTTTGATAGCAATTCAAACTATTCAACATTCTACACTTGCCGATTCCAAACATTAATACTATAATTCACCAAAATTGTTATTCTCTAtttattcaaatgtatgcattatcTAATCTATTTCTTGGTTACTGCAGTGAATTTTGGACTTGAAACAAAGAAGAGCACTATCCACCCAAGATCTGAAACCAGCAACCGGTCTGCAAGACATTCAGAATCATCAGAAAAGTCATTTCCAAATGGACTGAACTCTGCATCACCAGGACACGAGCCCTGTCCTCACGCAGGGGAAGAGATGATGGATGATGACATAGAGAAAAGGGTGCTTGTAAACAAAGATGGCAGCTTGTCAATGCAGATGAAGGTTCGGTTCCGGATAATGAATGACGAGACATTACACTGGTCCACGGAAATAAAAAAGGTATCAGGGACAAAATCAAATTATCCCCACGGGCAACATATGAACTACTACCTCCAACAAAGTAGTGTTGAGAGCTGTTCAGAACCAGAATCTGTCTCAGTAGGTGAGGCTGACAATGTGTACATCTCAAAGCTTCATGAAAAGCACCTGGAGGAATCACATTGTCCACACTGCTGCAGTCATTGCAAGGAGTATGACATGTGGAAAAACCCAATCTCAGGTACACAGGGCATCCCTCATCAATGCAGATCTTCCAGCTCCAGTGCCTCCTCACACACAATGGTCTGTAAAAAGACATTGGTGGAAAGAACTGTATCCAGGTCTAGTGAGGAGTACACTGAGCATGTGGTTGAGAAGGCAACATGCATTCAGCAAACTGTTGAAGAGAGGGACACAGTTGAATACTGCACCATCAACCACTGTTGTAACAGAAGTGAGGTGTCTAAGAGTGAGATTATTGATAAAACCCAGGCCACAGACAATGATGAGACTACACCGGATAGTCCATCTTCACAACCATCAAATGACTCCCAAAATGACCACGTTAGTGTCAAAATCACAAATGTTTCAGATGGGGAGGAACGACCAATATCTGCTGTAAGTGCGTCCTCTCAAATCCTGGCATCTTTCAAGGAGGATCAagatgaggaggatgacgaCCTTCCACCAAGTGCTTCAAGAGCAGCTTCATGTTCTCAGAATAGTAACCTTGAAGATGAAGAGGCCACCCAAAGTGCAGTTTTGAGTACAACGCATATGCATCATTTGTCCCCTCGGCCTCCAAGCAAGGCATCTACCTGTTCTGTGCGGTCTGTCAAGTCCAGAAAGGTCGCTAAGACTGTGTCTCCAGAAGCAAATAGACCTGATGATCAGGCTGATTGTAACAAGCGGCCAGCCAGTGAATTGTCATCTACTTCAAAATGTTCCACAAAATCCCAAAAGACTAAGTGTCAACATGGAGCATCTGATGAAGCATTGCCAGATGATTCGAAGGCAACTCAGGATAATAATGAACCCTTAGTGGACACTGACGAAAAAGACAACGAACCTGAGGAGAGAGCGGTGAGCACAATGTCTGCCAAATCAAATGTCTCTACAAGATCAAGTAGATCAACAGCTAAAGGAAAAGAAGTGGAAAAAGGAGAAGGATCGTCCAGTGCCACGTCTGTCAAATCCAATGCCTCTGTAAAATCAAGTAAATCCAAAGTAAAAGAGAGTTTGGGGGATGAAGAGAAGCACACAGGGAAAAGACCAACAAGTGCCATGTCAGTTAAATCAAATGTCTCTACAAAGTCTAAGACTGGTGTGTTAAAGTTTGCACCTGAAGAAAACAAAATAGATCCAGAGTCAATGATATCAGACATGGCAGCTCAAGAAGATACTGAAGGATCTCCTGAAGATTATGCAGAGATCAAAAATGAGGAATGTGAAGAGAGGGCATCCAGCTCTGTGTCAGTTAAATCGAATGCTTCAAAACGCTCAAAGAAGTCTGTAATTTCTTATGTTCCGGTTGAAGAAGCGGcaactgaggagagagttccaAGTGTTATGTCTACCAAGTCTAATGCTTCTGCTACTTCACAGAAATCCAAAGCTTCTGCAGTAACACCCAAAGATAATGTAGAAGATCCTGAAGCAGATGAAGAAAGAGCCCCTAGCGCTTTGTCAGCAAAGTCAAATATTTCTGCAAGATCAAGGAAGTCTAAAGCTTCTGATATTCCTGTTGAAGCGGATGCAGAAGAAGAACCAGAAGATAATTCAGAAGAAGCACCAGTGCAAGACAAtccagaagaggaagaagaatcaGTCGAGGAGAGGGCCCCTAGTGCTATGTCAGCAAATTCAAATATTTCTGCAAGATCAAGGAAGTCTAAAGCTTCTGATATTCCTGTTGAAGAGGATGCAGAAGAAAAAACAGAAGATAATGCAGAAGTAGCACCAGTGCAAGACAATccagaagagaaagaagaatcAGTCGAGGAGAGGGCCCCTAGTGCTATGTCGGCAAAGTCAAATATTTCTGCAAAATCAAGGAAGTCTAAAGTTTCTGATATTCCTGTTGAAGCAGAAGCAGAAGAAGAACCAGAAGATAATTCAGAAGAAGCACCAGTGCAAGACAAtccagaagaggaagaagaatcaGTCGAGGAGAGAGCCCCTAGTGCTATGTCAGCAAAGTCTAATGTTTCGGCAAGATCAAGGAAGTCTAAAGCTTCTGATATTCCTGTTGAAGCGGATGCAGAAGAAGAACCAGAAGATAATTCAGAAGAAGCACCAGTGCAAGACAATCCAGAAAAGGAAGAAGAATCAGTCGAGGAGAGAGCCCTTAGTGCTATGTCAGCAACGTCAAATATTTCTGCAAGATCAAGGAAGTCTAAAGCTTCTGATATTCCTGTTGAAGCAGATGCAGAAGAAGAACCAGAAGATAATTCAGAAGAAGCACCAGTGCAAGACAAtccagaagaggaagaagaatcaGTCGAGGAGAGAGCCCCTAGTGCTATGTCAGCAAAGTCAAATATTTCTGCAAGATCAAGGAAGTCTAAAGCTTCTGATATTCCTGTTGAAGAGGATGCAGAAGAAGAACCAGAGGATAATGCAGAAGAAGCACCAGTGCAAGACAAtccagaagaggaagaagaatcaGTCGAGGAGAGAGCCCCTAGTGCTATGTCAGCAAAGTCTAATGTTTCTGCAAGATCAAGGAAGTCTAAAGCTTCTGATATTCCTGTTGAAGCGGATGCAGAAGAAGAACCAGAAGATAATTCAGAAGAAGCACCAGTGCAAGACAAtccagaagaggaagaagaatcaGTCGAGGAGAGAGCCCCTAGTGCTATGTCAGCAAAGTCAAATATTTCTGCAAGATCAAGGAAGTCTAAAGCTTCTGATATTCCTGTTGAAGCAGATGCAGAAGAAGAACCAGAAGATCATTCAGAAGAAGCACCAGTGCAAGACAAtccagaagaggaagaagaatcaGTCGAGGAGAGAGCCCCTAGTGCTATGTCAGCAAAGTCAAATATTTCTGCAAGATCAAGGAAGTCTAAAGCTTCTGATATTCCTGTTGAAGAGGATGCAGAAGAAGAACCAGAGGATAATGCAGAAGAAGCACCAGTGCAAGACAAtccagaagaggaagaagaatcaGTCGAGGAGAGAGCCCCTAGTGCTATGTCAGCAAAGTCTAATGTTTCTGCAAGATCAAGGAAGTCTAAAGCTTCTGATATTCCTGTTGAAGCGGATGCAGAAGAAGAACCAGAAGATAATTCAGAAGAAGCACCAGTGCAAGACAAtccagaagaggaagaagaatcaGTCGAGGAGAGAGCCCCTAGTGCTATGTCAGCAAAGTCAAATATTTCTGCAAGATCAAGGAAGTCTAAAGCTTCTGATATTCCTGTTGAAGCAGATGCAGAAGAAGAACCAGAAGATCATTCAGAAGAAGCACCAGTGCAAGACAAtccagaagaggaagaagaatcaGTCGAGGAGAGAGCTCCTAGTGCTATGTCAGCAAAGTCAAATATTTCTGCAAGATCAAGGAAGTCTAAAGCTTCTGATATTCCTGTTGAAGAGGATGCAGAAGAAGAACCAGAGGATAATGCAGAAGAAGCACCAGTGCAAGACAAtccagaagaggaagaagaatcaGTCGAGGAGAGAGCCCCTAGTGCTATGTCAGCAAAGTCTAATGTTTCTGCAAGATCAAGGAAGTCTAAAGCTTCTGATATTCCTGTTGAAGCGGATGCAGAAGAAGAACCAGAAGATAATTCAGAAGAAGCACCAGTGCAAGACAAtccagaagaggaagaagaatcaGTCGAGGAGAGAGCCCCTAGTGCTATGTCAGCAAAGTCAAATATTTCTGCAAGATCAAGGAAGTCTAAAGCTTCTGATATTCCTGTTGAAgcagatgaagaagaagaaccAGAAGATAATTCAGAAGAAGCACCAGTGCAAGACAAtccagaagaggaagaagaatcaGTCGAGGAGAGAGCCCCTAGTGCTATGTCAGCAAAGTCAAATATTTCTGCAAGATCAAGGAAGTCTAAAGCTTCTGATATTCCTGTTGAAGAGGATGCAGAAGAAGAACCAGAGGATAATGCAGAAGAAGCACCAGTGCAAGACAAtccagaagaggaagaagaatcaGTCGAGGAGAGGGTCCCTAGTGCTATGTCGGCAAAGTCAAATATTTCTGCAAAATCAAGGAAATCTAAAGCTTCTGATATTCCTGTGGAAGCGGATGCAGAAGAAGAACCAGAAGATAATTCAGAAGAAGCACCAGTGCAAGACAATCCAGAAGAGGAAAAAGAATCAGTCGAGGAGAGGGCCCCTAGTGCTATGTCGGCAAAGTCAAATATTTCTGCGAAATCAAGGAAGTCTAAAGCTTCTGATATTCCTGTTGATATTCCTGTTGAAGCGGATGCAGAAGAAGAACCAGAAGATAATTCAGAAGAAGCACCAGTGCAAGACAATctagaagaggaagaagaatcaGTCGAGGAAAGGGCCCCTAGTGCTATGTCGGCAAAGTCAAATATTTCTGCGAAATCAAGGAAGTCTAAAGCTTCTGATATTCCTGTTGAAGCGGATGCAGAAGAAGAACCAGAAGATAATGCAGAAGAAGCACCAGTGCAAGACAAtccagaagaggaagaagaatcaCTTGAGGAGAGGGCTCCTAGTGCTATGTCTGCCAAGTCAAATGTTTCTGCAAGATCGACAAAATCTAAAGCATCTGAGATTCCTCCTGATGACGATGCCAAAGATGTTCAAGAAGATACTAGTGCAATGTCAGCTAAGTCCACTGCTTCTGTAAGATCAAGGAGGTCAAAAGTGTCAAGAGGTCCAGCTGAAGAAGAAAAGGAAATTGAAGAGCGGGCACCTAGTGCTTTGTCTGTTAAATCCAATATTTCTGTCAGATCCAGGAAGTCCCAAGCCTCTAAGCCTTCCCATAAAAAGAATCCAGAGGACCAAGAAGAAGCTGAAGAGAGAGCACCTAGCGCAATGTCAGCCAAGTCTAATGTTTCTTCCAGGTCAAGGAAGTCAAAAACATCCGAAGCCCCACCTGAAGACAATGAAGAAGAACAAGAAGCAGGCCAGGAGATGGATGCAGAATCAGAGGCTGAAGAAAACTCTGAAGAAAAAGAAGCACTTAAGGAGAGGGCTCCTAGTGCTATGTCGGCAAAGTCTAATGTGTCTGTAAGATCAAGGAAGTCAAAGGTTTCAGAAGTTcctcctgaagaaaatgtagaAGATCCAGAAGCTGATGAAGAACGAGCCCCTAGTGCTATGTCTGCCAAGTCAAATGTTTCTGCAAGATCAAAAAAATCTAAAGCATCTGAGATTCCTCCTGATGACGATGCCAAAGATGTGCAAGAAGCTCCTGAAGAGAGAACCCCAAGTGCAATGTCAGCTAAGTCCACTGCTTCTGTAAGATCAAGGAGGTCAAAAGTGTCAAGAGGTCCAGCTGAAGAAGAAAAGGAAATTGAAGAGCGGGCACCTAGTGCTTTGTCTGTTAAATCCAATATTTCTGTCAGATCAAGGAAGTCCCAAGCCTCTAAGCCTTCCCCTAAAAACAATCCAGAGGACCAACAAGCAGCTGAAGACAGAGCACCTAGCGCAATGTCAGCCAAGTCTAATGTTTCGTCCAGGTCAAGGAAGTCAAAAACGTCCGAAGCCCCACCTGAAGACAATGAAGAAGAACAAGAAGCAGACCATGAGATTGATGCCGAATCAGAGGCTGAAGAAaatgcagaagaagaagaagcactTGAGGAGAGGGCTCCTAGTGCTATGTCAGCAAAGTCTATGGTTTCTGTACGATCAAGGAAGTCTAAAGCTTCTGATATTCCTGTTGAAGAGGATGCAGACGATGTAGAAGAAGAACCTGAAGATAATGCTTCAGAAGCACCAAAGCAAGACAATACAGAAGAGGAACAAGAATCAGTCGAGGCAAGGGCCCCTAGTGCTATGTCAGCAAAGTCTAATGTTTCTGCAAGATCAAGGAAATCTAAAGCATCTGAGATTCCTGCTGACAATGATGCCCAAGATGTGGAGGAAGATACTGAAGAAAGAACTCCTAGTGCAATGTCAGTTAAGTCCACTGCTTCTGTAAGATCAAGGAAGTCAAAAGCATCCAAAGGTCCAGCTGAAGAAGTAGAGGGAATTGAAGAGCGGGCACCCAGTGCTTTGTCTGTTAAATCCAATATTTCTCTCAAATCAAGGAAGTCCCA belongs to Osmerus mordax isolate fOsmMor3 chromosome 8, fOsmMor3.pri, whole genome shotgun sequence and includes:
- the LOC136947586 gene encoding retinitis pigmentosa 1-like 1 protein — translated: MASHKRGYQCFDGIVDDAHQKPSLPAGLHSSSRGFSHQEPIDIQGCYLCNEHKQAHDMGVEAGGAHSSAWYHPHHHQHQQAHRRLIRPEETPVEHSGHHHHLPHLPQRDKKKVVLVKNSDPSIRRTIVLHRRTLRSMGLFLDEVSEFMQYHIRKLYTLEGRKIDSVQSLLQCPSVLVCVGREPSHPIIIENFRQNLDDRLPQITPRSRSSVCSEAHESKKSVNFGLETKKSTIHPRSETSNRSARHSESSEKSFPNGLNSASPGHEPCPHAGEEMMDDDIEKRVLVNKDGSLSMQMKVRFRIMNDETLHWSTEIKKVSGTKSNYPHGQHMNYYLQQSSVESCSEPESVSVGEADNVYISKLHEKHLEESHCPHCCSHCKEYDMWKNPISVQKGR
- the LOC136947587 gene encoding nucleolar protein dao-5-like; the encoded protein is MSANSNISARSRKSKASDIPVEEDAEEKTEDNAEVAPVQDNPEEKEESVEERAPSAMSQKQKKNQKIIQKKHQCKTIQKRKKNQSRREPLVLCQQSLMFRQDQGSLKLLIFLLKRMQKKNQKIIQKKHQCKTIQKRKKNQSRREPLVLCQQRQIFLQDQGSLKLLIFLLKQMQKKNQKIIQKKHQCKTIQKRKKNQSRREPLVLCQQSQIFLQDQGSLKLLIFLLKRMQKKNQRIMQKKHQCKTIQKRKKNQSRREPLVLCQQSLMFLQDQGSLKLLIFLLKRMQKKNQKIIQKKHQCKTIQKRKKNQSRREPLVLCQQSQIFLQDQGSLKLLIFLLKQMQKKNQKIIQKKHQCKTIQKRKKNQSRREPLVLCQQSQIFLQDQGSLKLLIFLLKRMQKKNQRIMQKKHQCKTIQKRKKNQSRREPLVLCQQSLMFLQDQGSLKLLIFLLKRMQKKNQKIIQKKHQCKTIQKRKKNQSRREPLVLCQQSQIFLQDQGSLKLLIFLLKQMQKKNQKIIQKKHQCKTIQKRKKNQSRKSKASDIPVEEDAEEEPEDNAEEAPVQDNPEEEEESVEERAPSAMSAKSNVSARSRKSKASDIPVEADAEEEPEDNSEEAPVQDNPEEEEESVEERAPSAMSAKSNISARSRKSKASDIPVEADEEEEPEDNSEEAPVQDNPEEEEESVEERAPSAMSAKSNISARSRKSKASDIPVEEDAEEEPEDNAEEAPVQDNPEEEEESVEERVPSAMSAKSNISAKSRKSKASDIPVEADAEEEPEDNSEEAPVQDNPEEEKESVEERAPSAMSAKSNISAKSRKSKASDIPVDIPVEADAEEEPEDNSEEAPVQDNLEEEEESVEERAPSAMSAKSNISAKSRKSKASDIPVEADAEEEPEDNAEEAPVQDNPEEEEESLEERAPSAMSAKSNVSARSTKSKASEIPPDDDAKDVQEDTSAMSAKSTASVRSRRSKVSRGPAEEEKEIEERAPSALSVKSNISVRSRKSQASKPSHKKNPEDQEEAEERAPSAMSAKSNVSSRSRKSKTSEAPPEDNEEEQEAGQEMDAESEAEENSEEKEALKERAPSAMSAKSNVSVRSRKSKVSEVPPEENVEDPEADEERAPSAMSAKSNVSARSKKSKASEIPPDDDAKDVQEAPEERTPSAMSAKSTASVRSRRSKVSRGPAEEEKEIEERAPSALSVKSNISVRSRKSQASKPSPKNNPEDQQAAEDRAPSAMSAKSNVSSRSRKSKTSEAPPEDNEEEQEADHEIDAESEAEENAEEEEALEERAPSAMSAKSMVSVRSRKSKASDIPVEEDADDVEEEPEDNASEAPKQDNTEEEQESVEARAPSAMSAKSNVSARSRKSKASEIPADNDAQDVEEDTEERTPSAMSVKSTASVRSRKSKASKGPAEEVEGIEERAPSALSVKSNISLKSRKSQASKPSPKNNPEDQEAAEDRAPSAMSAKSNVSSRSRKSKTSEAPPEDNEEEQEAGQEMDAESAAEENAEEEGALKERAPSAMSAKSNVSARSRKSKASEIPADNDAQDVEEDTEERTPSAMSAKSNVSIKEVPSLKAFP